The window TAAATCTTTTAACTTAAAAATAAATGCAATTAAAAATATATAACTCGCTTACAGCAGAAAAAGAAATATTCAAACCTATCTTAGAAGGAAATATCGGAATGTATGTCTGCGGACCTACCGTGTACAGCAATGTGCATTTAGGGAATGTAAGAACTTTCCTTTCTTTCGATTTTATTTACCGTACCCTGACACATTTAGGGTATAAGGTAAGATATGTAAGAAATATTACTGATGCCGGACACCTTACCGATGATGGAAATGTAGACAACGACAGGTTTGTAAAGCAGACCAGACTTGAAAAGCTGGAGCCAATGGAAATTGTACAGAAGTACACCGTAGATTTTCACAAAGTATTGGAAATGTTCAATCTGCTTCCTCCAAACATCGAACCTACCGCTACAGGACATATTGTAGAGCAGATAGAACTAACTCAAAAGCTTATTGAAAGAGGCTTCGCTTATGAAAGCAACGGTTCAGTATACTTCGATGTATTGGAATACAATAGAAGAGGGTTGAATTATGGTGAACTTTCAAAACGTAATATAGAAGAGCTTTTCGCCAATACCAGAGACCTGGACGGGCAGGGAGAAAAGAAAAATCCCCAGGATTTTGCCTTGTGGAAAAAAGCATCTCCGGCTCACATCATGAGATGGAACTCTCCATGGGGAGAAGGTTTCCCGGGGTGGCACCTTGAATGTACTGCGATGAGTACTAAATATTTAGGTGAAACATTCGATATCCATGGAGGAGGAATGGATCTTAAATTCCCTCACCACGAATGTGAAATTGCACAGGGGAAAGCCTGCAATGATGCTGCTCCTGTGAATTACTGGATGCACGCCAATATGTTGACAATGAACTCTCAGCGTATGAGCAAATCTACAGGAAATTATATCCTTCCAATGCAATTAGTGACAGGAGACAATGACTTCTTTGAAAAACCTTTCCATCCT of the Chryseobacterium aureum genome contains:
- the cysS gene encoding cysteine--tRNA ligase, yielding MQLKIYNSLTAEKEIFKPILEGNIGMYVCGPTVYSNVHLGNVRTFLSFDFIYRTLTHLGYKVRYVRNITDAGHLTDDGNVDNDRFVKQTRLEKLEPMEIVQKYTVDFHKVLEMFNLLPPNIEPTATGHIVEQIELTQKLIERGFAYESNGSVYFDVLEYNRRGLNYGELSKRNIEELFANTRDLDGQGEKKNPQDFALWKKASPAHIMRWNSPWGEGFPGWHLECTAMSTKYLGETFDIHGGGMDLKFPHHECEIAQGKACNDAAPVNYWMHANMLTMNSQRMSKSTGNYILPMQLVTGDNDFFEKPFHPSIVRFCFLQAHYRSVLDISNDAMIASEKGFIRLMEAVKVLNTITPDDAKPSGFSLKEWKDKAYEALTDDFNSPILIAHLFEAVKYIFALNDGKETISTEDLEDLKATLNAFIFDVLGLQTVEENNNEKLDQTLKVLIELRNQARKSKNFELSDQIRDKLLAEGIELKDGRDGTSYVLN